acaacaaaaactgaagttaaCAGATGCTCTCTGGTCAATGTGACTGAGCCTGGGCTAATTTGGAATGAGGAAAGTGTAATAAAGTTGGTCTTCATGTGAAAACCTTTCACTACTAAAACGTTTTTGAAGGTCATCCGTCCATCGTCTATACCTGCTTATTATTGCAGGGGTGCTgctgcctatctccagcagtcaccGGGCAGAAGGTGTGGAACAAGCTTGAAAAcccatgtttcttttttttgaagtTTGATAATTATGCAGAACTTTATCAGATAAAATATGAGCatgtttgtgattgtaatgttATAGAATGCATAAAGGGATATAATAAAATGCTGTCTGCAGTCTGATTTCATACCTTGTGTCACCCTCTGCCTTGGCAATGTGTCCAAAAACATGAGCAAAAGAATTTGGAATAATCCCTCGAAGTTCTGGTACCGCCCTCACCCCCTCCATGGTGAAGGTTTTTCCTGTGCCAGTTTGCCCATATGCAAAAATTGTGCCTGGATTGGGGAATCAAATAATATAATTCCATCATTCCTAATAATATGGATTGTGaaaattgaaaatgacaaagtaTCAAGTAGAAGTTACTTTAGAAGAACTGTTATGTGCTTGTTATAAGCCACACTACAGTAATCCCTGCAACGATTGAAAGTTAACTATTTCAATGGTTTAACAGAGCTTGTTAAACAAATCGTTTCTATAAGGACAACAACTGTACCGTTATATCCCTCTAAAACGGAGTCGATGATTGGGCGGGCTGTGAGGTTGTAGACATCTAGCTGCTTGCTGTCAGGCCCAAACACAGTGTCAAAGGTGAATGTCTTAGGAGGTTCGTGGGGAATCTCCAGTTTGTTCACCGTTATGGTGCCACGGATCTCGTCCACAATGACGGCCTGCTTGTGGGCCATCATCTTCTCCTTCTGGTTGAGGGGACGACATCTTACCACAACTTTGACATTAtcactgacttcctgtttctcagCCTTACTGCTCtgaaatggataaaaataagaaacacatgGACGGGCATAGCTGACAAATAGCATGGGATACATATATGCATACACAGGAACATTTTGGCATTCATAATGAAGACATGCAGAAAAAGTATTGTGGAAAAACAGTGGtgagaaaaagtgtttgcccatcttgatttccttttttttttgcatgtttgccacACTTAAATGCTTCAGAACATCAagctaattaaaatattagtcaATCCTCTCTCATGGACAAACAAAAGGGAACAGTGGTTGATTTTCAGATCCTTGATACAAAACATAAAGCTAAATTAACACAATATAGCAATATCAGTCCCTATACTTAAATCCTACAGAAAACTCAATGGTTTAGCTAAGTGAAAGAGAGTAAAGAGACTCAAGAGAGTCAAGGGATTCTGGACAGTCTAGACCAGGCCAGGGGTCTCCATCATTGGTCTTAATTGctttcctgcaactttcagatggcTCTGCTACCAAATACATGAATCAAATGGAAAGGATAAACCTCAGCAAATCACGCAGAGGCCTGGTAATTAATCATTCATTTGATTAATGTGTGCTAGAACAGACTCCAAggagaaatgatgaaaaatcCCTCTCTCTGTATGCTCCAGTCCTGTGAAGTGATGCTCCATTGGCAAATGATTGTTGCATTGACAATAACTGTGCACTGATTTTGTTACAGTAATTCTTAGCATGTGATTTTAGTCCGCAAAtaaattgtatatttaaattaaagactGGATTACTAAAATTTTCACTTCGAGATTATTctgctaaaatatattttacagctttttacGCGTTTTTATCAGTGTTGCAATTGCATCTGTATGTATAGACGGAATTTACCGTCTCATAAACACCCCATAAGAGAACACGCAATCTAAAGCAGACAcaataaatgcataaatcaATCAGAGCTGAGAGGTTTTAATTATCCCTTTATGGGTCAAAATGTTACAAgatgttgctaggtaacgacgtTAAGGTCTTTGCTTTGACCGCAGCTGGTTTCCTAATAATAACTGCAATGTTCACTTACATGGAAGAAGCGAACGTAAAGTAAAAGCtattatgacaaaaataaacccaatagtacataaaacattaaaaagaaacgGGACAGTTGTCAGAGGCCTTTAACATATCTCTGTATCCTGCAACAGCTACGATAACTGATATGCTAATGCTAAGCGGGGTTAGCATCACATCAACAGAGGAAGGGAGGAACCCTACTTacgaacaaaacaaaacaagaaaaaacatacaaaaaggCGTGGCGACTTACCGGCATAGTGAGGAAGTGGAATGTGCTATATATGGAGGCTTCTAGACGCTTGGAGTGTTCTGTTCATTTGATTTTGGGGTTACTGCTCGCTGAATTTGTGCACCAGCGATGTTGTCATTCTCATCAGCAGCTCATGGCCGTTGGCTTGTCAGCTCCAGTCTGAGTCGGTGTGCGCATGCGTATCCACTGGTTTCGACTGGACAGTTTGCATAcagtaatatactgtatatattagcACTACTTTACAGAAGTTAATTTGGTAACTCTGCAATTTATTAAACCATAGAACTGttattttaataacataaaCGAGGACTCTGAGCCATTAGTCAGCAAAATATCTGACTAATAGATATTTGactatacttttttttttttatcgtagaagccaatgtaaaaaaaatattggctCATTACACTGTATCCAGTAGACGACACAGTACTGTATCCATAGCCTATAtgtaaaatgctataaattaatttctcattATCTACCTCTCAAAAACTAAGActagactttttttatttggactatttggacagacaaaagaaaataaattccttttgtttaatatttcagaaaaaccCTACCTTTAATATGAATATTGATAGGTACTATTGATAACTCCATGCtaagaacaaacaaaataacaagatACGCAATTATTAGTGCTGCTGCTGTAATCTGTTTAAAGAATCGATCTTTGTTCTGACTAATGGAGCTGTAGTTAGTCTTCTCCAAAGTTGCTGTACATGGATTGTGGTGATTCGGCTCCTTGATTGTTGCTGAGCTTTGACTTCAAACATTGCAATTTTATGGTacttaaaataataacttcTGCCTTTCCTGAATTAAGCAGTGGGAAATTTAGAACCACTTGTCATGGATAGACGCACTGTTTAAGAATCTATGGTAGACTGGTGTCATGTGCTTACAGTAATAAAAAGTTGTCATCAACAAATatgttattaaatataatagtactttaaagttttctcagatttctactcacaaaatgacaaattagTCCTTTCCTACCAGCTTAGATCGGAACTTGTTGAGCACGGTCCAACATCTATTTATCATTCACTATattatgattaattgattaaaaactaAGATGTTTTTGATGCATCAATGTGTGTGCTGTGGTTGAAATCCTGACTAAACAGCAAGGGactgtcttttctttctgaaaaagGAGTAAACAGATTCacttttaaattagatttgcaAAAATGCTTGGTTAGATTACAGAGGCTTCTGCTTtccttaaaatatattaattatctttgaaatatgtaatatttcagAGGCAAATCAAATgaataggtaaaaaaaaacaaacgaaaaaGAACTTGTGGGCACCATGTCTAGTCAGCAAGTTGCAGTTTTTAAGTCGTGATTAGTTTCTATGAAACTGAGATGAAATGAATAGTTCAATGGTTCAATTGATCTATGTGAACAAATTATTACCGAGGTCACAAAAGTCTTACTCTTAGAATTTTGTCTATGAAATAATCAGCAGGATTTATTGGTGAAGAGTCCAGGCGACAGCCTGCCAGAAACAGTCAAAAAGGTCTGGGGATTgttacagtttttctcaataATGTTACCCTTTGTAAATCTTGTATATAGGTatgataaactttaaaaatgttctaatgGTCCTAGTTTAGCAATTTAGTTTTCTTGACCAGCGTTTGGTTCttctaaactttttttgttttgactatCATAGCTGTCTATGCAAtgtaacattttcctttcattttggTCTCAATTGAGGCAAATTCAGTCATAGCTTCCCAGCCGTAATACTGCAATGAAAAATACTTACAGGTTCATTAAAGTGGCCTGAAGAAAGGTTGGGTTATAGAAGAAAGAAGCCAAACTGTTAGAGGTTCTGGAACTATACTTTATTAACACAAAAGCAGTACAGATAATTTACCTAATCTCTCTAAATATGTACAAATATAATATGTTTTCTTGGTGGGTTTTGACAAAGGCACTCACCATTGTGTAACAGATGAAGCAAGGAACCTGAAGTGGGTTCTTAGTGCAAAACTTGAATAATATCACGTGTTACAAACATGCGCACACATTATAGGACGCAAAATACATCTGTGAAGACTTTACCCACGCTCTCACATCCACTCAAGTCCAAAGTAAAAACCTGTTATTTGATTGTCGTGCGGCAGGATTCGTTTTTGGACATAAACACTCGTTTTGTTCAGTTGATCTATTAAGTTATTTGGCAGTCAGGATAAAAATTAGGGGTGAACCAATTTATCGGCCAGCCGATTTATCTGAGCGGATTTCCTTATTTTTGGGAGATTAGTGATTggctgatacttacatgtgaaacaCATCTTATCCCCCTATgtcagcaaatatttaaaaatcagccactgttctcttctgctctgctgtcagagaggtttgactgatagaccGACCCACCAGGTTATGTCTGCAtatttgcagttaacaatagtcaccccactgttgccaactcagcgactttcATGCTATATTCAGCAACATatcagacaaaagaaattgGTGTCAGCCAAAATtggactttttaaagatcataATCGgcaagaaaactgcaatcggtgcatccctaataAAAGTATCCATTAATTTAGCAGTAATACACAGTCAGCTGAGCCTCTCAAGGGCTTGGAGAATAGTGTTGTAGAAAATGCCTGTTTGTCCGCTGCTCTCCTGCGTCAGGAGGACCCGTCCGTCAGGGCGAGGTCTGTGGACAAGGACCACCTCTCCTTGCAGCAGACTGAGCTCTGAGTCTGTCTGGGCTAAATGTGTTGTGGTCActctgtgcctggaaaacaaagcatttcaaataaaatagataaGTAATTGTTCAGGTCTGCCTCTACTTGGCTGAGTGAGGACTCCAAAGTGAAGTTTACCTGACGGGGCTGAACTGAGCGGACAAGGCTGACAGCGACGGCTGTGAGTGGAATGGTTTCTGCAGGTTAGAATTTGGATCAGAAACGGCCGTTTCAAAGCCCTTCCTAAGAACTGGACCTTTCCCGTCTTTGAGGAGGATCCCCGGTCCGTCTCTCCCCATGGTGAGAGAAGGGGCCCACACTTCTAAAGGCAGGGGCCCAGGACGACAGTTTGGGTGAACCTGAGACCCAGATGACCAAGAGGAGGTCCGATGTCTTGGAGGAGGAGACTCTTCATCCGTCAGGAACCGAACTGATTTTGGAGGCTTTGGAAAtgcaaagaaacatttaacCTTCCCAAAAGCCTGAGAACTTGAAAACGAAGGCAAACATGAATCTGACATTACCTTGTCTATGCTGTTTTTCTGTGCGTCAGGTCTGACTAAAATCGACTGAGGTGCATTTGCAGCAGGCTGCCTGTGATGCTGAAATACTGCTTCATGTGAGGCACCACAGTCCCTGTCCTTCACGACTGCACCAGCAGAGAGCACTGCTGGCTCAGTCATCCAGCCATAAGGTTTGGAGTTGGAGAATGGGAAGCTgctgtttctctttctctgaaGAGCAGGTGAGTAGCCCGACGCTTGAACTTGTGCGAAAGGTTGCGAGTTGGACGGGATGTTATAAGAGGACGCATGAGAGGGACGGTTTgaggctgaaataaaatataaagagtGCATTTTTGTTTAACAACTGCTTGACCAAGATAAAGCAGCCCATTATTAGAAACGGATTTCTCACTGACCTCTGGGGTTGAAAACACGTCTCACAGTGTCCCAACCTTGAGACGTCCCATAAAAGGACGGCTTAGCAGCTCCACTGGAGGACGCGGCGTGCTGTGCTCCATTTGGCACAGTTGACACCGGTCCTGTTGAGAATTTCGTTCCATCGCCGCCCACCTTGTCGAGAGCAAGGACCACAGTGGGACTTTTTGCAGCGGTGGGTTTCTTCCCAGATACTGTGTTGTAATGCGATGATGCGTTAGCTGCTTTGGTCTCCAAAAGTCTGGCTGAGGTTCTGTAACAAAAACgcatgtcattttaaaaacagtacTTTACCTTACAAGAGTAttctcacattttttcacactttaaCCACAAACACAACTGTGtcttattgtgattttaacatGATGTGGTGGACCAGGGAACACGGGCCTTAAATAAATTGCTGCAAtagaatggtttagatcaaatcaaatcatattcatgttttgaaacggcccagtcaaagtccagaactaaTGCCAACCAAGATGCCACAGTAAGAGTTGAAACGTGATATTCACAGAGCCTCTGCATCCAATTTGACCGAGCTGGGACACACCCTGATAGGTATGTAGCAGTAATTGCAGTGGAAGGTGGTTCCACAAAGCACTGACTCATGagaacaaatgaacaaacaacttatttgaaaaatattttgcaaaccatgaattatttttctctcatgTCACAATTTGGCATTACTTTGTTAGTTCTTCAAGAGAGGTGTTTGGTTCTAATAAGCTGTGTATCAAGTTCTTCAATAATAAATTAGAGAGAGATCTTAAAAttgtttctcttatttatttGGGCATTGAATTCCATTGAGTTTGACCACATTTCTGAAATGTATGCATGACTGAAAGCCTCCTAGCATGTATATAGATGCAGCCTCTCACCTTAGCACAGGGGTGATGTAGTTGCTAGGAAGAATGCCCACTTTCCCCGTTCGGAGCGACAGCCCACGCAGCCAGCCATCTTTGAACTTCCCGTACACGCCCACCATCTCTCCTTTCCTCAACTCCAGTTCCTCCGGTCGTCGAGGTTTGTAGGAGTACAGGACAGCGCACCTGGGGGGGCACACCCATGGTTTGCTTAAGTTGTTACCACATTTTCATAGCCCATAAAATTTCACTCAAGCTTTTCTTATTATACCCTTAATACTTTCATTCTTGCATACATGATCATACATTATCATCTTaataatgttatgttttacagaTGACTCACACGCTGATCGAGAGCTGCTGCGTGGAGGAGTTTCTGCCGTCTGCAGAGGAGGAGGCCATTTGGGGGTTCATCAGAGCCATGGAGATTGTGGACGGGGTCTCACTGGTCATTTTCTTCTCACTCTGAAAGGCAATCCGATTTGAAATTATAATAAGAAACTGAAAGCATGATGCACAGCGCATTATGAAAGTACACATGTATAAGAGATGAGGGCACAGCTGCATTTCTGGGAATgtaatgtcttcttttttttttaacaacatgaGTCAACAAGAGACCTGATGGTGGGTACGAATGGCGTCATTAAACCTCATCCTACATGCACTGTGACTTATACTGGGTGTAGCTTAATGGTAATTCATGCACCagaacagaaaagaacaaagtGGAAAATTTCTGTGCAAAACCTATTACTACAGCTGATATTCCTTTGATCTGTCCGACGTAGACAGCTGATGTCTCATTGTGTCTCTCAGGGTATTTTAACAAATTCAGTACAGCTCTTATGATTGGGAAATTATGATTGCCAAGTTGTGAAGTTATTTTTACCCAGTAAGTCctaggattttatttattatgcacataaataaataaaataaataaatacaggagCATGTATTTCTGTACCATGAGAAGCTGATGATATTATCTGAAAGGAAGTTCAAAAACTGACGCAAATGACTTTTGTGCTACACTGTTTTAAAGTAGGGGAGTTTAAGTTTCATATTTCAAAATCGAGGTCTTAAACAgtagcacaaaaataaacatttattctagATCAGAtgggaaaattattcaaatCTACCCTACATTTCCAAATCACACAGCAGATTCTGAACTTTCATTACTCACCAAACAGAAATAACTACAAAATAGAAAAGCAGCATGCAAAGTACAC
This Xiphophorus hellerii strain 12219 chromosome 23, Xiphophorus_hellerii-4.1, whole genome shotgun sequence DNA region includes the following protein-coding sequences:
- the sh3rf2 gene encoding E3 ubiquitin-protein ligase SH3RF2 isoform X1, which codes for MSVMVDYSVSNGPGSVFSFEPEDLALISLLECPLCFERLDASAKVLPCQHTFCLSCLQRHGVAQSQLFCPECGAPVPVRTVEELPENLLLVRLLEGLQGLSGPGKSPNRVLYALPVDKGRFEDQQQEGQRREWQGHSEAAFRSSASNHRADVSGELVFTPASSVPPSHKAEDKRYYENSSDSSRASLSVLQAGSQTPQLQPLQQALPQPLCRALCDFNPEEMDVENSKYYLSFLKGDILTAIRRVDEHWIEAKLGEKVGICPRQFVEPNSASAKLLKGKGRSGSDSAEPHHQSGSGGKDKAADASSRSAHYGVPQVQTKTPVINALRKQPTASSFQPPANISFIPQGQPQHFSVPSAARSQSYPRRVNSRRNSRRSDSHRHLLQSEKKMTSETPSTISMALMNPQMASSSADGRNSSTQQLSISVCAVLYSYKPRRPEELELRKGEMVGVYGKFKDGWLRGLSLRTGKVGILPSNYITPVLRTSARLLETKAANASSHYNTVSGKKPTAAKSPTVVLALDKVGGDGTKFSTGPVSTVPNGAQHAASSSGAAKPSFYGTSQGWDTVRRVFNPRASNRPSHASSYNIPSNSQPFAQVQASGYSPALQRKRNSSFPFSNSKPYGWMTEPAVLSAGAVVKDRDCGASHEAVFQHHRQPAANAPQSILVRPDAQKNSIDKPPKSVRFLTDEESPPPRHRTSSWSSGSQVHPNCRPGPLPLEVWAPSLTMGRDGPGILLKDGKGPVLRKGFETAVSDPNSNLQKPFHSQPSLSALSAQFSPVRHRVTTTHLAQTDSELSLLQGEVVLVHRPRPDGRVLLTQESSGQTGIFYNTILQALERLS
- the sh3rf2 gene encoding E3 ubiquitin-protein ligase SH3RF2 isoform X2 — its product is MSLPVETFLSSPARFGQKLHSMVDYSVSNGPGSVFSFEPEDLALISLLECPLCFERLDASAKVLPCQHTFCLSCLQRHGVAQSQLFCPECGAPVPVRTVEELPENLLLVRLLEGLQGLSGPGKSPNRVLYALPVDKGRFEDQQQEGQRREWQGHSEAAFRSSASNHRADVSGELVFTPASSVPPSHKAEDKRYYENSSDSSRASLSVLQAGSQTPQLQPLQQALPQPLCRALCDFNPEEMDVENSKYYLSFLKGDILTAIRRVDEHWIEAKLGEKVGICPRQFVEPNSASAKLLKGKGRSGSDSAEPHHQSGSGGKDKAADASSRSAHYGVPQVQTKTPVINALRKQPTASSFQPPANISFIPQGQPQHFSVPSAARSQSYPRRVNSRRNSRRSDSHRHLLQSEKKMTSETPSTISMALMNPQMASSSADGRNSSTQQLSISVCAVLYSYKPRRPEELELRKGEMVGVYGKFKDGWLRGLSLRTGKVGILPSNYITPVLRTSARLLETKAANASSHYNTVSGKKPTAAKSPTVVLALDKVGGDGTKFSTGPVSTVPNGAQHAASSSGAAKPSFYGTSQGWDTVRRVFNPRASNRPSHASSYNIPSNSQPFAQVQASGYSPALQRKRNSSFPFSNSKPYGWMTEPAVLSAGAVVKDRDCGASHEAVFQHHRQPAANAPQSILVRPDAQKNSIDKPPKSVRFLTDEESPPPRHRTSSWSSGSQVHPNCRPGPLPLEVWAPSLTMGRDGPGILLKDGKGPVLRKGFETAVSDPNSNLQKPFHSQPSLSALSAQFSPVRHRVTTTHLAQTDSELSLLQGEVVLVHRPRPDGRVLLTQESSGQTGIFYNTILQALERLS